Part of the Paenibacillus sp. FSL R7-0273 genome is shown below.
TATTTCCACAATGGAGGATCTTGTCGGCCAGAAGGTGGGCATTAAGCTGGGCGGCAATGAGGAGCTGACGTTCCGGGCGATGGAGAAAAGCGCAGGCATCGAAACCTCGCAAATTGAGGAAATGCCGATTAAATATGATCTCAGCCCGCTGCTGACAGGTCAGGTGAAGGCATGGCCGGGGTACGTGATCAATGAAGTGCTGGCTGTGCAGGAGCAGGGCAAAGAGGTGAACATTATTGATCCGAATGACTACGGCATCAATTTCTATGCGGATACGCTATTTACTACTGAATCTGTCATTGAAAAAGACCCTGAGCTGGTCAAGAGCTTCGTGCAGGCTTCCATGAAAGGCTGGGATTATGCCCTGAAGAATCCGGAGGAAGCGGCGGAATTCGGTTTGAAGTACGGAGATAAGCTGGATCTGGAGCATGAGGTGGCGATGATGAAGGCCAGCATTCCGCTCCTGGAGCCGGAGAAGCTGCCGCTTGGATCGACCGAGGAAGAGGCATGGGGTACCTTGCAGAAGAGTCTGGTTGAGCTTGGCTTTGTGAAGAAAGAGCAGGATCTGAAGTCACTGTTTACGAACGAATACCTGGAATAGGAGGCGGTCTTATGACGGCGGTAATTAAGGAACAGAAGAGCTTCATGGCAGAACATCGTCCCTTACAGAAATCCAAAGAGCGTGAAGTGATGCTCTCGTTATCAGACTGCTCCCTGTCCTTTGGAGAGGTGCAGGTGCTTAACCGGGTGAATCTGGATGTATACCGGAATGAATTCATTTCCATACTCGGGCCGAGCGGCTGCGGAAAATCGACCATGCTGAGGCTGATGCTTCAGCTGCTGGGTCCCGACAAGGGAGGGCAGGTCACCTATGCTTCCTCTGACTTGTCGCTGGGCATGGTCTTTCAGAAGCCGGTGCTTATGCCTTGGCTTACGGCACTCCAGAATGTCACGCTTCCGCTCGAGCTCGGCAACAAGAAAAAGTTCACGAAGCAGGAAGCGCGGGAGAAGGCGGAAGGCGCACTGCGCCTGGTAGGCCTGCAGGATTTCATGAATCATTTTCCGCATCAGCTGAGCGGCGGCATGCAGCAGCGGGCGGCGATCGCCAGGGCGCTGGCAGCTGATCCGGCGGTGCTTTTAATGGATGAGCCCTTTGGTGCCCTGGATGAATTAACCCGCGAAAAGCTGAACTTCGAGCTGCTCCGTCTATGGGAGAGCCCCGAAACCAGCCTTAGCAGCATCGTTATGGTTACACACTCGATTCAGGAGTCGGTGCTGCTGTCTGACCGGGTAGTGATGATGTCGCCCCGGCCCGCTGGAGTTACGGATATTAT
Proteins encoded:
- a CDS encoding ABC transporter ATP-binding protein; this encodes MTAVIKEQKSFMAEHRPLQKSKEREVMLSLSDCSLSFGEVQVLNRVNLDVYRNEFISILGPSGCGKSTMLRLMLQLLGPDKGGQVTYASSDLSLGMVFQKPVLMPWLTALQNVTLPLELGNKKKFTKQEAREKAEGALRLVGLQDFMNHFPHQLSGGMQQRAAIARALAADPAVLLMDEPFGALDELTREKLNFELLRLWESPETSLSSIVMVTHSIQESVLLSDRVVMMSPRPAGVTDIIPVPLPSPREAGMEELPEFHYTVKELRKRVKHL
- a CDS encoding ABC transporter substrate-binding protein — its product is MWKMSRKAMLVLLSSLMLLITACGSGSGETIKADGQGDSGELKKVVLRLKWIHQAQFAGFYTAVEKGYYKDAGLDVEIRPGGSDFPSVQMVASGSEEFGVTGADQIIIAREKGVPVKAVSTIYRKTPFVMFALKESGISTMEDLVGQKVGIKLGGNEELTFRAMEKSAGIETSQIEEMPIKYDLSPLLTGQVKAWPGYVINEVLAVQEQGKEVNIIDPNDYGINFYADTLFTTESVIEKDPELVKSFVQASMKGWDYALKNPEEAAEFGLKYGDKLDLEHEVAMMKASIPLLEPEKLPLGSTEEEAWGTLQKSLVELGFVKKEQDLKSLFTNEYLE